In the genome of Gemmatimonadota bacterium, the window GAGTTTGATCACCGACATCCTGTATCACGCCTTGGCCCGGCACTTCTTTCGGGCCAAGTTCGTTCCCGGCGCCCACAAGACGATCGAGGGACTCGACCAACTCGACAAAGTCATCGACGTCGACCAGAGCCCAATCGGGCGGACCCCCCGGTCCAACCCGGCCACCTACGCCGGTCTGTTCACGCCGATCCGGGATCTATTCGCCCAGTTGCCCGAGGCCAAAATGCGCGGCTACGGGCCGGGCCGGTTCTCGTTCAACGTCAAAGGCGGGCGATGTGAGTCCTGCGAAGGCGATGGCCTCGTCAAGATCGAGATGCACTTCCTGCCCGATGTCTATGTCCCGTGTGAGGTTTGCCGGGGCAAACGATACAACCGGGAAACCCTGGAGGTCCGCTACAAGGGACGGAGTATTGCCGAGGTGTTGGAGTTGACGGTGTCCGACGCGCTCGAGTTCTTCTCCGCTCATGGCCGGATCCGGGAAAAACTCGAACTCTTGAATGATGTCGGGCTCGGCTACCTCCACCTCGGGCAGGCGGCCACGACCCTCTCGGGCGGCGAAGCCCAACGGGTCAAGCTCGCCACCGAACTGTCGAAGCGGGATACCGGCCGGACCCTCTATATTCTCGATGAACCCACAACCGGCCTCCACTTCGAGGACGTGCGGGTCCTGTTGGAGGTGCTCCATCGCTTGGTCGACAAGGGCAACAGCGTGTTGGTGATCGAACACAATCTCGACGTCATCAAGACGGCCGACTGGATCGTCGACCTCGGGCCGGAAGGCGGCACGAAGGGCGGCATGGTGGTCGCGGCCGGAACCCCGGAGCGCGTGGCGGGCATCGACGCCAGTCACACCGGCCGGTTTCTCCGGCGGTTGGTGGCGCCAGGAGGCTAACCACGATGACCGGCGCAGAGACCGATATTGCGGCGTTGCTCGCCGGCCAGTACCAGATTGAGCGCGAGCTTGGCCGTGGCGGCATGGGCATCGTCTACCTCGCCCGTGACGTCCGGCTCGACCGCCTGGATCAAAGGTCGGTGGTCGCGGCCCAGGCCTCGTCCGGCGACGAACGGCGATGGACCTAGATGCTGGGCACCGAGGCCCGAACGATCAGCGCCGTCACCATGGTGCCCGGTACCCCCCAAGGCCTGTTCGACGTGCCACAGCTGGTCATGGGTTCGGTGGGCGGCGAGGGCCTCTCGATGTTCTCGTACCGGATGACCGGGATCGAGCTTCGGGGGCTCAACGTCACCGTTCGTCCGGTGACGAGTGGCGGGACCGAGGTCCGATGCTACGGCGATCTCCGGTCCGGAATGTGGGGCAACTGGAAGATCAGTAAGGGGATCGCCTCGGTGATGGGTGCGCTAGGGGGGGGATTCGGTGGAGCGATCGCCGTCGGCGTGGCATCGCTGGGCTGGTACCGATGGCTCTACCGGTACCGTCTCCGCAAAGCCACTGACGAGCTCAATCAAATGCTGGGTCAACTGGGCCGGCACCTCCGTTCGCAGGCGGTGTTCGGTCCGGCCACCGGAAGGCCCCGCCGATTGGGCCAAGGTACCTGATGGAGTACCAAACCATCGTTGAATTCCTCCGCTTTGCCCTGGGCTCCGAACGAGCGGTCCGGATCACCACGACCGATGGCCAGACCGTCCTGGGCATCCCCACCTCCCTTGACGAGCACCCCACGGCCTTGGAGGTCTATCTCCACCCCGTCGGTGATGACGATACCGAAATCGCGCTTGCCTTGCCCCGGATTGCGCGCGTGGAATTGGAATGACGTTGCACGGAATGAAACATCCTGCAACATTGCGACGTAAGCAGGATCAATCGCATATGGACCATATAAACTCGCGCCCTCAGCCGGTAACAGGCCTCGACTTCGCCGAGCGGCTTCTACTGAAGGGCGGCCAGCTGGAAGCCCCCTCGGAGAATACCCCGCGATGACCGCCGACCGCCGCACGATTCCGTTGGTGGCGTTGCTCGGTACCAGTCTGGGTGCGCTGTTCGTGCACGCGATTCTGGCGTTGAAGCTCGGAGAGGAGTACGCCATTCCGGTGACCATCATCGGAGCGATCGGAGCCGTCGTGGTGCTCCGGGGTCCGCTTGGGCAAGCGATCGCGGAACGGATTCGAGGCGGCACCGGGAGCGAGCTTCCGCCGGAACAGGTGCTGAACGAACTCGACGACCTCCGGAGCCGGCTCACGGAACTTGAGGAACGAACCGATTTCTCAGAACGGATGCTGGCGCAACGGCGGGAAAGCGATTCCGAGCGGCTGTAGGGGCAGGTGGGGCACGGAGCCGGGGGAAGTGCCCGCGGCTACATTGGGGTGGCCCTAGGGGATCAGAAGGAGGATCGGATGGTCACGAAAGAGGATTTGCAGTCGTTCATCGACCGGCTCGAAGGCGGGTCCGCCGATTCCCGGGAGGTCGAGCCCGGGCTCTGGGTCATCAAGAGCCAGAATGGGGCCGAAGTGGTGGTGACGTTCTCGCCGCCGGTGGCCATTCTTCGGGTCCGCGTCATGGAGCCCCCGGCCAGTCCCGATAGGCAGGGCGGGCTCTTCCGAAAGCTGTTGGAGTTCAATACCCGGGATCTGATCCATGGATCATACGGGATCGAAGGCAACCATATCGTTCTGACCGATGCGCTCGAACTGGAGAATCTCGATTTTTCTGAGTTTGAAGCCAGTTTCGATTCGCTGACGTTGGCGCTATCCTCGCACCTGAGCGCCTTGGCGCCGTACCGGGAAAGGTAAGACGCAATGGGAATGTTCGAACGCTTCTCGACCATGCTGAAGTCGAACATCAACGAACTCATCTCCCGGGCGGAAAACCCCGAGAAGATGCTGAATCAGTTGATTCTCGACATGAAGTCGAACCTGGCCAAGGCCAAGCAAGAAGCGGCCGGGGCCATCGCGGATGAGAAGAAGCTCCAGGCCGACGCCGAGGCGTTGAAGAAGCAATCGGAAGACTGGGAGCGACGGGCCATGCTCGCCGTCCAGGAAGGGCGCGACGATTTGGCCAAACAGGCGCTGTTTCGCTACAACGAAGCGTTGCAGGGGGCCCAACAGCTCCATGAGACCTGGGTCAAGCACAAAACCGAGACCGAGAACCTCAAGGTCCAACTCCGCCAGCTCAACGACAAGATCGAAGAAGCGAAGCGGAAGAAGAATATTCTGGTGGCCCGGGCCAAGCGCGCCGAAGCCCAGCAGCGGATCCAAGAGACCATGTCTGGGATGTCGGACAAGAGCGCGTTCGAGTCCTTCGACCGGATGGCCGAGAAGATCGAAGCGATCGAACGGAAAGCCCTGGCGTCGGCCGAACTCCAGCAGGAGTTCGAAAGCGACGACTTGGCGGCCCAGTTCAAACAACTTGAGTACAAGGGATCGGCCGACCAGCAATTGCTTGATCTCAAGTCCAAGATGGGCATGCTCGGCAAGGGCTCGGACGAGACCAAACAACTCGGCAAGGGCGAAACGCCGGTCCATGATGCCGAGGTAATCGACGACGACGTGAAGTAGGCCGGCTGGCGTCCTGAAAACGGCTCACGACGGGTTCGCGGGCCGTTGCCACAGGTGGTCCTTGACCATGAGGTCTCTCGAAGACAATTTTGTATACGAATCCCAGCCCCCTCCAATCCAAACCAGGGTGTCACGCCTTATGGCCGATCCTCGTTTTCTGATCCTGGCCGACGGAAACTTTCATCCGCTCGAGTCGAAAACCGCCAACTCGGTTGTGCGGTATCACCCCAATCGGGTCGTGGCCGTGCTCGACCGGGTGGCCGCCGGGAAGACCGTCCAGGACGTCCTTGGGTTCGGCGGCGCGATCCCGGTGGTGGGTTCGATCGAAGCCGGCTTGGCCCTGAAGCCAACGGCCGTCATGATCGGCATTGCCCCAGCCGGTGGTCGGCTGCCCGATGAGTGGCGTGGTTGGCTGGCCAAGGCGCTGGCGGCCGGCTGCGATATCATCAGCGGCCTCCACACCTTCATTTCCGATGATCCAGAGTTGTCGGCGCTGGCCGCCAAGCACGGCCGGACCATCTCGGATGCGCGGAAGGCGCCGAAGAACCTTCCCATTGCCGCCGGCCAAGCCCGCTTGGTCGACCCGTTTGTCGTGCTCACGGTCGGGACCGACTGCAACGTCGGGAAGATGACCGCGCAACTCCAGTTGATCTCGGGCCTCAAGGCCCGGGGGCTCCGGACCAACTTCGTGGCCACCGGCCAGACCGGGATCTTCATCGAAGGCTGGGGCACCGCGGTCGACGCCGTCGTGGCCGACTTCATCGCCGGGGCGGCGGAGGAATTGGTGTTGCGGGGCGCCCAGGATGCCGACATCGTCTTGGTCGAGGGGCAGGGCAGCATCAACCACCCGGGCTATTCCGGGGTGACCCTTGGGCTGCTCCATGGGTCGTGTCCCGATGCCTTGATTCTCTGCCACCAGGCCAGCCGAGAGCACCTCGGTGAGTACCGGACCGCGCCGTGGCTCAAGATCCCGCCGTTGTCGCGCTACGTCGACTTGTACGAGATGGTGGGCTCAGCGGTTCACCCCACGAAGGTGATCGGAATCTGCCTGAACACCTATGACTTGAGTGACGAGGACGCGCGGGCGGCCTGCCAGGCGGCGGCGGCTGAGACCGGATTGCCGTGCACGGATCCGGTCCGGTTCGACTCGACGCCGCTGCTGAACGCCATCGTGCGGGAGCGGGAAAACTATCTCGACCGCCGCCGGCCGGTTACCTAACGGGTTCGATCGGGGCCTTCAGCGTCGTCTCGAAGCACCCGCAGTGCCGGTGTTCCGAGATCGTCGAGCTGGCCCTTCCGGGTGGCCCACATGAACGCACCCACGCCGATCAGCACTACACCCAGGGCCACCGGCACCAGAATAAACAGGATCGTCATGGCTCGGTCCTGAACGTCTCGCTCCGCCACGCCATCAGGATGACGGTGACCGAGCTGACCGGCATCATGATGGCGGCAATCAACGGATTGATGACCCCCGTGACCGCCAGGCCGGCCCCGATGATGTTGTAGCCCACC includes:
- the ccoS gene encoding cbb3-type cytochrome oxidase assembly protein CcoS; its protein translation is MTILFILVPVALGVVLIGVGAFMWATRKGQLDDLGTPALRVLRDDAEGPDRTR
- a CDS encoding PspA/IM30 family protein, with the protein product MGMFERFSTMLKSNINELISRAENPEKMLNQLILDMKSNLAKAKQEAAGAIADEKKLQADAEALKKQSEDWERRAMLAVQEGRDDLAKQALFRYNEALQGAQQLHETWVKHKTETENLKVQLRQLNDKIEEAKRKKNILVARAKRAEAQQRIQETMSGMSDKSAFESFDRMAEKIEAIERKALASAELQQEFESDDLAAQFKQLEYKGSADQQLLDLKSKMGMLGKGSDETKQLGKGETPVHDAEVIDDDVK
- a CDS encoding DUF1611 domain-containing protein, which encodes MADPRFLILADGNFHPLESKTANSVVRYHPNRVVAVLDRVAAGKTVQDVLGFGGAIPVVGSIEAGLALKPTAVMIGIAPAGGRLPDEWRGWLAKALAAGCDIISGLHTFISDDPELSALAAKHGRTISDARKAPKNLPIAAGQARLVDPFVVLTVGTDCNVGKMTAQLQLISGLKARGLRTNFVATGQTGIFIEGWGTAVDAVVADFIAGAAEELVLRGAQDADIVLVEGQGSINHPGYSGVTLGLLHGSCPDALILCHQASREHLGEYRTAPWLKIPPLSRYVDLYEMVGSAVHPTKVIGICLNTYDLSDEDARAACQAAAAETGLPCTDPVRFDSTPLLNAIVRERENYLDRRRPVT